The sequence tgtataaaagaaaacaagtgacaaataaaagagtataaataaatttatgaattaaagaTTTGTAAAATCCAAACTTTTTTATCTATTGATTCGGCTAAAagtcataaattttagaaatatcatTTGAAatatgagttttatttttatacattaatCAGAACTTGTGctaatatatttgtaattaattacatatagaaCCGTGAGTTTGACACCAAGCTCtgttttttacttttccagaggaagaaaaaggaaaacaaaaaataaataaataatttaataaacaaaacaaacgACACTTTCTCTTAGACTTCCAATCGAGTGTGATCAATAGATGATGGAAAAACCTTATAGCTCTCTGATCTATTCCTACTCAGCATCCTCTTCAAAGAACCAgccaaagaagaagaagaaggtgacgatgatgatgatggtgatggtgatggtgatgatAAGAAATTATGATTAACCACAACACTAGTAGTCCCATTCTCATTTTCAGGATTATTGGACACTTCAATGACATGACTCCCCAGAGATCTAGACTCCTCATGATCAGTTTCTGCAGGCTCCATAGACACGGACTTGACATCACCATTAGCAATGTCACTTACCAGTACCACTACCGCTGGAGCTCTACAAATTGGACAGTTAGTGTGGGAATGCAACCACATGTCAATGCACTCAACGTGAAAACAATGTCCACACTTTGTCAATCTCCTCCCAACCTCATTTCCCTCGAAATTACTTAAGCAAATGACACATTCTAAACCTTGTTCATGCTCTTCATCTGCTCCTCCGTAAACAAACAATGGAATTGAAGAAATGGCTGACTGGTGAAGACCCTTTCTAGGATAATGGAAATATTGATGGAATCTTGCAGAAAGTAAAACATGAGACACAGAGACAGAGCTGCTTGATCTCCTGCTCCTTCTTCCACTGCTGCTAGCTCGTGTCAAAAACCATTTGGCATAGATGTGCAGAAGCAGCACAAAAAGGATCACAACAAGGAGTGATATGACTGCAGCCAACATTATGTTGCTATCATATGATGATATGTTGTTAATCAAGTGACTCAATGGGTTTTGTTTTGGATAATCTGACATTATTTGCAATAATCTAAAGAAGATCGAGACCTTCTGTAATATGGGATTCTGaagcaaaaaaaaagtaaaatttggTTACTTATATACAACGCACcagaataattaataagatattaaaacaatggaatcttcttcttgttcttctcTTGTCCTCGGATGCTAGTATACTATgcgataaatataatttattggcAATTGTTAAGTCTGTTTTTAATACTCCCACctaggaaaaattaaattaactgtGACCCAATTATgacaattaaatataattttctttcctgAAAATTCAAACGAATTATGAATTGAAAGTGGATATTCCCATTTTTGCATCAACTCATGGCAAATGGcacatatttaataatatgtgtggattatatatatatattatattgctCGTTACAAGCAttccaaattaaaaatataaaaattatattataattttatttaataaattagtctataatacaatattaaatagtaaataattctattagtaaagtattattataataataaatatatcaattaatatatcaataaaataaaaattaaaagtatcatATTctcttttatgattttttatctttaatttttataaaagtcatatttaattatttaaaatccgacgtaaataaatatatagtttaAGTAAAATTACCTTCAtctgaatttatatatatttatttttcttaaatagtatatttatactaattaattttgaattggaTGCTTACAAGTAATTATTGCATATgggttaataaaaattaacactTATTATCATACAATTAgctttattaataaatgaagcttaataaaatcaatctatAATTAGTCATTTAATTATGCATtgcataatattattattattctattaattataaataatactataaattaaatttatcgataaaatctaataatttttttaaaattttataattatttataatatattaagaataataataagttatatattttaagtaatttttagaattaatatcttaaaattttattaacttagtaatataaaattatttggtaattgatttttaatattatataaattagttcTACATTCATAGTTGatactttaattaaaaaatcaaattactagttaataaaatattaaaaatattatttcttagaattaaaattattatctaattcaCGGAATAAATTTGTTAGTTAATAtggtattaaaatataattaaaatgttattttctagaattagaatattacttaagaatgtaatttattaattaataaattaataaaaaatttaaaattacacataaatttagattatatattttaaaaataaatacatatgctaaaataaaaatttaatttgtcaagataataaatacatatcaaaaaattgtatgtctcaaaatatatatatatatatatatatatatatatatatatatatatatatatataagaaaagatgaatattttaacaaattatttgagataacggaaataaaattaagtgttgctttgaatatttgtttagtttattatgaaaaattattataaaaatgaatcctatataatattaagaacGTTTTGTAGGGATTAAATTATGGGCAATGTGCCCCTCCAACATTTGCGTGTATTGGTAGGCAATAGCAAAGgctataaattagaaaaacagGAGTAACAAACAAAAGTGTAGATTGAAGTCGAAGGAAATCCCTTTATCCAAGGAGATGAATGAGATTGGCGGATGGGATGGTAGAGGAAAAGGCCCAAATGAAGGACTCGTGAAGGCGACGGCAAGCAGCCAAGGGATTCATGTGGtcatttgtattttatttgtttgtttaacggtgaatttaacatatattaattttctttttgctgtATAGGGATCCCAAACGAAAGAGATGAGTCATGAGTCCATCCATTTCTCTCACTTCTTTTAGGTCCACTCATGCGTCATGACTTGACTCATGAGTCATGAGTGGGGTGGGCCCTAACACtcctaaattataaataaagttaatatttatttgcaataaATGATGCTTATCAGTGAAATTGAAATGAATTATTGCAAGAcaaattcaatattattttaaggTAAATAGTAAAGGAAAAAACTTTCGAATTAAACGAGGAAAATCATTTGTTaactaacaaataaattataaaactgaaaattaaaaattgaccTTAATTCTAATTGGTTCATTTAGTttgtaagaaataaaaaaaatatatacatgttattgaaaaagataaaaaataatgtttctCTATTAATACAgaattaatagattaatagAAAGTTCAAGTGTGAGCATGGTCTTTCAGGATCTGCTCTAATTGATGAGTGACTTTGTCATTACATTCAAGTATCGTATTTCATACTTGTCCTGTTTCGAAATGAACCGTTTGACTAAGGGTCCTAAAGTATTACAAAAGGCTTTAAGACCAGCCGGAGAATGAGTAGCCACCAGATGAGATTGGGACATGCTTTGGGAGTGAGGATGACGGCTTTGTACCCATTGCGGAAAGCCCAAGTGTCTTCGTACCTAAAATCGGAGATCTAAATTCGAGAAGTTAGATACGAATAGGGAAGATTCTTAAAAGCACTCTTATTCGCCAATGCAATGAAACCTAGCCTCCACTAGAGTATACGAGCCTTTGTTTATCCTAATATCATTACCTTAGCATGTTTTACcctatatattcattttatacatCAACCTTGAGTACCTCGACTATTTGGCATGTGAGGAGAGTAAATAAAAGACTAACCTAAgcgggggggggggggggggggggaggGGGTGGGGGTAGGGGGTAGGGGGGTGGGGTACTTGAATACCTTGACTATTTCTTAGAAGGAAGCACATTGGTGCTTTTACTAATCCTAGCTGGGAGGTATTTTAGTGTCTTAGgttttctatcttgacatGCCAGGGTAGCCACAAAAAGGttgcaatttttattaatcttatcCTAAGTGTCATATTCATTTTAGCCTTAGCATTTGAGATGAAAACATGATGAAACGTAGGAGCTTACTTTAGTAAGCTTTTAGTTCATTTTACATCTTTCGTACATATAGGGTGATCACAACATTTGCTAAGTCCAATTTCATTCTTTATTACAAGTGAGGTGATATCCTAAGCAcaaattaaacatacataGAAAAGGGAGAATGAGGCCACCGAAtctcgtagtaagcctgacactcactaactcaattaaatctcatctcattttaCTG is a genomic window of Ricinus communis isolate WT05 ecotype wild-type chromosome 2, ASM1957865v1, whole genome shotgun sequence containing:
- the LOC8267276 gene encoding RING-H2 finger protein ATL63, whose product is MSDYPKQNPLSHLINNISSYDSNIMLAAVISLLVVILFVLLLHIYAKWFLTRASSSGRRSRRSSSSVSVSHVLLSARFHQYFHYPRKGLHQSAISSIPLFVYGGADEEHEQGLECVICLSNFEGNEVGRRLTKCGHCFHVECIDMWLHSHTNCPICRAPAVVVLVSDIANGDVKSVSMEPAETDHEESRSLGSHVIEVSNNPENENGTTSVVVNHNFLSSPSPSPSSSSSPSSSSLAGSLKRMLSRNRSESYKVFPSSIDHTRLEV